From bacterium, the proteins below share one genomic window:
- a CDS encoding GxxExxY protein, whose protein sequence is IVTYMKLAKVSVGLLINFHVELLKQGIRRFVL, encoded by the coding sequence AATAGTAACCTATATGAAATTGGCCAAGGTGTCAGTCGGCTTGTTAATAAACTTCCATGTCGAGCTTTTGAAGCAAGGGATCAGAAGATTCGTTTTGTAA